One genomic segment of Musa acuminata AAA Group cultivar baxijiao chromosome BXJ3-3, Cavendish_Baxijiao_AAA, whole genome shotgun sequence includes these proteins:
- the LOC103977439 gene encoding 3-oxoacyl-[acyl-carrier-protein] synthase I, chloroplastic, whose amino-acid sequence MQTLRVPTMDGLRLSPATPSATPRRPSLRRPAGASSIRASVVAAAPRRETDPKKRVVITGMGLVSVFGNDVDAYYEKLLEGESGIGPIDRFDASKLPTRFAGQIRGFSSEGYIDGKNDRRLDDCLRYCLVSGKKALESAGLGVGSQAISKIDKVRAGVLVGTGMGGLTVFSDGVQALIEKGHRKITPFFIPYAITNMGSALLAMDIGFMGANYSISTACATSNYCFYAAANHIRRGEADIMIAGGTEAAIIPIGVGGFVACRALSQRNDDPKTASRPWDTGRDGFVMGEGAGVLVMESLEHAMKRDAPIIAEYLGGAVNCDAYHMTDPRADGLGVSSCIRKSLEDAGVAPEEVSYINAHATSTLAGDLAEVNAINQVFKNPSGIKMNATKSMIGHCLGAAGGLEAIATVKAITTGWLHPSINQFNPEPAVEFDTVANKKQQHEVNIAISNSFGFGGHNSVVVFAPFKP is encoded by the exons ATGCAGACCCTCCGCGTCCCTACGATGGACGGCCTCCGCCTCTCCCCCGCTACGCCGTCCGCCACCCCCCGACGTCCCTCCCTCCGCCGGCCCGCCGGCGCCAGCTCCATCCGCGCCTCCGTCGTCGCGGCGGCGCCACGCCGCGAGACGGATCCCAAGAAGCGGGTGGTCATCACCGGGATGGGGCTTGTCTCGGTGTTCGGGAATGACGTAGATGCGTACTACGAGAAGCTTCTGGAGGGGGAGAGCGGGATCGGACCCATCGACCGGTTCGACGCCTCCAAATTACCCACGAGGTTCGCCGGGCAGATCAGGGGGTTCTCGTCGGAGGGATACATTGACGGGAAGAACGACCGGCGGCTCGATGACTGTCTGAGGTATTGCCTTGTCAGCGGCAAGAAGGCTCTCGAGAGCGCTGGCCTCGGTGTCGGCAGCCAAGCAATCAGCAAG ATTGACAAGGTTCGAGCAGGTGTGCTTGTTGGCACAGGCATGGGTGGTCTTACAGTGTTTTCCGATGGTGTTCAGGCTCTTATAGAGAAAGGCCATAGGAAAATAACTCCATTTTTCATTCCTTATGCTATAACAAACATGGGTTCTGCCTTACTTGCTATGGATATTGGATTTATGGGCGCAAATTACTCCATTTCAACTGCCTGTGCAACCTCCAACTATTGCTTTTATGCTGCTGCTAACCATATACGTCGAGGTGAGGCTGATATAATGATTGCTGGGGGTACTGAAGCTGCCATTATTCCTATTGGTGTTGGTGGGTTTGTCGCCTGTAGAGCACTGTCCCAGAGAAATGATGATCCAAAAACTGCATCAAGGCCATGGGACACAGGTCGAGATGGTTTTGTTATGGGTGAAGGTGCTGGTGTGTTG GTCatggagagccttgaacatgcaaTGAAGCGTGATGCACCAATTATAGCTGAGTATCTGGGAGGTGCTGTGAACTGTGATGCCTATCATATGACAGATCCTAGAGCTGATGGTCTTGGAGTTTCATCTTGTATCAGGAAAAGTCTTGAAGATGCTGGAGTAGCACCAGAAGAG GTTAGTTACATTAATGCTCATGCAACTTCCACTCTTGCGGGTGACTTGGCGGAGGTAAATGCTATTAATCAAGTCTTCAAGAACCCATCTGGGATTAAGATGAATGCAACCAAG TCTATGATAGGGCACTGCCTTGGAGCAGCAGGAGGTTTAGAGGCCATCGCAACAGTGAAAGCCATCACTACTGGATGGTTGCATCCTAGTATAAATCAATTT AATCCCGAGCCAGCAGTTGAGTTTGACACAGTTGCTAACAAAAAGCAGCAGCATGAAGTTAATATTG CTATCTCAAATTCATTCGGATTTGGAGGGCACAACTCTGTGGTGGTATTTGCACCTTTCAAGCCATGA
- the LOC103978033 gene encoding ethylene-responsive transcription factor ERF016-like translates to MEREGRGAAAGEERRYKGVRRRKWGKWVSEIRLPNSRDRIWLGSYDSPEKAARAFDAAAVCLRGPRARLNFPDSPPPCAMQPLSPQQIQAAAARHAATPPSQPRLAPTAGEAGSGEPLDWSFMDPQQAAASEEGTEFPAAMDDYMYDFFSPAAPADVVEDHGAVDFGSNSFLWSF, encoded by the coding sequence ATGGAGCGGGAAGGACGCGGGGCGGCGGCGGGGGAGGAGAGGCGGTACAAGGGGGTGCGGCGGCGGAAGTGGGGCAAGTGGGTGTCGGAGATCCGGCTCCCCAACAGCCGCGACCGGATCTGGCTCGGGTCTTACGACTCACCCGAGAAGGCCGCCCGGGCTTTCGACGCCGCTGCCGTGTGCCTCCGTGGCCCCCGCGCCCGGCTCAACTTCCCCGATTCTCCTCCGCCCTGCGCCATGCAGCCCCTCTCCCCGCAGCAGATCCAGGCCGCAGCTGCCCGCCATGCCGCGACACCGCCGTCGCAGCCGAGGCTTGCTCCCACCGCTGGGGAGGCCGGGAGCGGGGAGCCGCTGGACTGGTCGTTCATGGACCCGCAGCAGGCGGCAGCCTCGGAGGAAGGCACCGAGTTCCCAGCCGCGATGGACGACTACATGTACGACTTCTTCTCGCCGGCGGCGCCGGCGGATGTGGTGGAAGATCACGGGGCCGTCGACTTCGGGTCCAACTCTTTCCTCTGGAGTTTCTGA
- the LOC103977440 gene encoding pentatricopeptide repeat-containing protein At5g48910 translates to MNLNSNIATSLDPSPCLPLLSPPTCPSSSPSSLVSSLKTSKTLRDLHQLHALAIKTGLFGDPLVAAEVLRSSVLSEHRDLRYGRRVFDQMPEPNCFSWNTLIRAYSESDGGHPSESLLIFSRMLLCETARPNRYTFPSVLKACARAEAIREGRQVHGQVIKLGWDDDAFVLTNSVRMYACCGFMEDARKLVEKSSLSPESESSVVLHNIVIDGYFRLGMVEEARQVFDRMANKSVISWNGMISKFAQTGHFKEAICVFRKMQLEGVKHNYVTLVSVLPAISRLGALELGEWVHAYAEKNVIEVDDVLGSALVDMYSKCGNINKAVQVFEGLPKRNPITWSAMIGGLALHGRASEALDYFQRMEKAGVVPSDVVFIGVLNACSHAGLVDEGRSYFNRMVNVYRLSPRIEHYGCIVDMLGRAGLLEEAEELVVDMPVKPDDVIYKAFLAACKKHGDVEIGMRAAKCLMELVSHDGDSYVLLSNLFASLGEWDTVAKLRLTMKELEVRKDPGCSWITIDGMIHEFVVEDYTHPRTKEIYLMLEEMSVKLQEAGYVPDTAQVLLNIEDEKKKSTLFYHSEKIAIAFGLISTSSGTTLHIVKNLRICGDCHSSIKLISKVYGRRIIVRDRSRFHHFEDGICSCNDYW, encoded by the coding sequence ATGAACTTGAACTCGAACATCGCGACGTCGCTCGACCCTTCGCCATGCCTTCCTCTTCTCTCCCCTCCGACTTGCCCCTCTTCGTCTCCCTCCTCCCTCGTATCCTCTCTCAAGACCTCCAAAACCCTCCGAGACCTCCACCAACTCCACGCCCTGGCCATCAAAACAGGCCTCTTCGGAGACCCCCTCGTCGCGGCCGAGGTCCTCAGGTCCTCCGTCCTCTCGGAACATCGCGACCTTCGTTACGGCCGCCGGGTGTTCGACCAAATGCCGGAGCCCAACTGCTTCTCCTGGAACACCCTCATCCGGGCCTACTCCGAGAGCGACGGCGGCCACCCCTCCGAGTCCCTTTTGATCTTCTCCCGGATGCTCCTCTGCGAGACCGCCCGACCAAACCGATACACCTTTCCTTCCGTGTTGAAGGCTTGCGCTCGCGCCGAAGCGATCCGAGAAGGGAGGCAGGTCCATGGACAAGTCATCAAGTTGGGGTGGGACGATGACGCGTTTGTCCTTACCAATTCGGTGAGGATGTACGCGTGTTGTGGGTTCATGGAAGATGCTCGGAAGTTGGTTGAGAAGAGTTCCCTGTCGCCTGAGAGCGAATCCAGCGTCGTGCTGCATAACATTGTGATCGATGGATATTTTAGGCTTGGCATGGTTGAAGAAGCGAGGCAAGTGTTCGACAGAATGGCGAATAAAAGTGTGATCTCTTGGAATGGCATGATATCTAAGTTTGCACAGACTGGTCACTTTAAGGAGGCGATTTGTGTTTTCAGGAAGATGCAATTGGAAGGCGTGAAACACAATTATGTCACTCTGGTGAGCGTTCTGCCTGCAATCTCACGGCTAGGTGCCCTTGAGTTGGGTGAATGGGTCCATGCATATGCAGAAAAGAATGTTATAGAGGTGGATGATGTTCTAGGATCGGCTCTAGTTGACATGTACTCCAAGTGCGGAAACATCAACAAGGCTGTTCAGGTATTTGAAGGCCTACCAAAGCGCAATCCAATCACATGGAGCGCGATGATTGGTGGGCTTGCATTGCACGGGCGGGCAAGTGAAGCACTGGATTATTTTCAGAGGATGGAGAAAGCTGGAGTTGTACCATCAGATGTTGTTTTTATTGGAGTTCTGAATGCTTGTAGTCATGCGGGCTTGGTGGATGAAGGTCGGTCGTACTTCAACCGAATGGTCAACGTCTATCGGCTAAGCCCTAGAATTGAGCACTATGGGTGTATCGTTGATATGCTCGGTCGTGCAGGGCTTCTTGAAGAGGCTGAGGAGCTTGTAGTTGACATGCCTGTGAAGCCAGATGATGTAATTTATAAGGCCTTCCTAGCAGCTTGCAAAAAGCATGGCGATGTCGAGATTGGAATGCGTGCTGCAAAGTGCCTCATGGAACTCGTCTCTCATGATGGTGACTCATATGTACTCCTCTCAAACCTTTTTGCCTCCTTAGGGGAGTGGGATACCGTGGCTAAGCTGAGACTAACGATGAAGGAATTGGAAGTAAGGAAAGATCCAGGATGCAGTTGGATTACTATCGATGGCATGATTCATGAGTTTGTGGTGGAAGATTACACCCATCCACGAACCAAGGAGATCTATTTGATGCTAGAAGAGATGTCTGTCAAATTACAGGAGGCAGGTTATGTACCAGACACGGCGCAAGTTTTGCTCAACATTGAAGACGAAAAGAAGAAGAGCACACTGTTCTACCACAGTGAGAAGATAGCTATTGCCTTTGGTTTGATCAGCACGAGCTCAGGGACAACATTGCATATCGTGAAAAACTTGCGCATTTGTGGGGATTGCCACTCCTCGATAAAGCTTATTTCAAAGGTCTATGGTCGTAGAATAATCGTGAGGGATCGGAGCCGCTTCCACCATTTTGAGGATGGTATTTGCTCTTGTAATGACTATTGGTGA
- the LOC135632776 gene encoding protein TIFY 10a-like, protein MGRSKGEKSNFNETCRLLSQYLKEKGGLGGLGLEMTPKALDQQGKGKSPAPATMSLLPGVDVPGEDQTSPKSMDLFPHKSGLDSGALAMEEPGKKTSDIKKMEKGQLTIFYGGKVLVFDDFPAEKAEDLMQMAAKESVAPQNLSFSTHHSSTARADGPRSGGSPATPAPADSLSKANASDMPIARRNSLHRFLEKRKDRINTKAPYQVHGSSASMEEGKPESWLNLGRQTPQPEQSSESSKRQTYGCVGHN, encoded by the exons atgggAAGAAGCAAGGGAGAGAAGTCCAACTTCAATGAGACGTGCAGGCTGTTGAGCCAGTACTTGAAGGAGAAGGGCGGCTTGGGTGGCCTTGGCTTGGAGATGACCCCTAAAGCTCTTGATCAACAGGGTAAAG gtAAATCTCCGGCGCCGGCGACCATGAGCCTGTTGCCAGGGGTGGATGTGCCGGGAGAGGATCAAACATCTCCGAAATCCATGGATCTCTTTCCCCACAAGTCTGGTCTTGATTCAGGTGCTCTAGCCATGGAGGAACCTGGCAAGAAGACCTCAGATATCAA GAAGATGGAGAAGGGCCAACTGACGATCTTCTATGGTGGAAAGGTGCTGGTTTTTGATGATTTCCCAGCCGAAAAGGCCGAGGATCTGATGCAGATGGCGGCCAAAGAAAGCGTTGCGCCCCAAAATCTCAGCTTTTCCACCCATCACTCCTCCACTGCCAGAGCTGATGGCCCTCGGTCCGGCGGAAGTCCGGCGACGCCAGCCCCTGCGGATAGCCTGTCGAAGGCCAATGCTTCAG ACATGCCCATAGCCAGAAGGAACTCCCTCCACCGATTCCTCGAGAAGAGGAAGGACCG GATCAACACCAAGGCCCCATATCAAGTACATGGTTCTTCTGCATCCATGGAGGAGGGCAAGCCAGAGTCGTGGCTCAACCTAGGCCGGCAAACTCCGCAGCCAGAGCAGAGCTCAGAGAGTAGCAAGCGGCAGACATATGGATGTGTTGGGCACAACTGA